Proteins encoded within one genomic window of Neoarius graeffei isolate fNeoGra1 chromosome 18, fNeoGra1.pri, whole genome shotgun sequence:
- the LOC132865992 gene encoding interferon-induced protein 44-like: MGVSESTPSHSLSPEFEKPWRTMPWGRKATLEDNLRSITLSTTHVRFVRILLVGEVGAGKSSFINSINNAFQERITSGALAGIASTSVTKVYKTHYIKGKDGLNLPFVFNDIMGLEHEDSRGVHIQDLIKAINGLLKEGYKFNPVLPVSGNDCKSNPSTGDQAFCVVNILPANTLSFMDKEIVQKLKMIREEASNHNLPQVVIMTKVDEACPLVKENLRKVYTSKKIKQKMQNCSYLLGIPMNHIFPVKNYHEEVDTNDDMDVLILKALEQIVNLANDALESQNCDETG, from the exons atgggagTGTCTGAGTCCACACCATCTCATTCTCTGTCTCCAG AATTTGAGAAGCCATGGAGGACGATGCCTTGGGG gAGAAAAGCCACTCTGGAAGACAATCTGAGGAGCATTACTCTCAGCACTACTCATGTTAGGTTTGTCAGGATTCTGCTTGTTGGTGAAGTTGGAGCAGGAAAGTCCAGCTTTATAAATTCGATCAATAATGCTTTCCAAGAGCGAATCACCTCTGGGGCTCTTGCTGGAATTGCTTCAACCAGTGTTACCAAAGTA TACAAAACCCATTATATCAAAGGGAAGGACGGCTTAAATTTACCTTTTGTCTTCAATGATATAATGGGACTTGAACATGAAGACAGCCGTGGTGTACACATACAGGACCTTATCAAAGCCATAAATGGGCTTCTCAAGGAAGGATACAAA TTTAATCCTGTTTTGCCTGTGTCTGGGAATGACTGCAAAAGCAATCCCAGCACTGGTGATCAAGCCTTCTGTGTGGTCAACATTCTACCAGCAAACACACTGTCATTCATGGACAAAGAAATTGTTCAAAAGTTGAAAATGATCCGTGAGGAGGCTTCAAATCATA ATTTGCCTCAAGTAGTCATCATGACAAAAGTGGATGAAGCCTGCCCACTGGTTAAAGAAAACCTAAGAAAGGTCTACACCAGCAAGAAGATCAAACAAAAG atgcaAAATTGTAGTTATCTACTGGGTATTCCAATGAACCACATCTTCCCTGTTAAGAATTACCACGAGGAGGTGGACACAAATGATGACATGGATGTTCTGATCCTTAAAGCGCTTGAACAGATTGTGAATCTTGCCAATGATGCTCTGGAAAGCCAAAATTGTGATGAAACCGGGTGA